The following are encoded in a window of Harmonia axyridis chromosome 7, icHarAxyr1.1, whole genome shotgun sequence genomic DNA:
- the LOC123684380 gene encoding KIF-binding protein: protein MTTLDFKESLNDLKEKYHKVVKLIKEDSKNDPLEEPFISKFAAKEILISMNTSLENLLKERELGKDEQKKLSAMLGTVHIFLGTIAIEIEDPSTAEKHLNKCLQLIDNFMEEPDYISITLNAYNQFGILWFKSEPGIGKSYLSKSMELYEKNKNNSEPPKCLDDLFELDSTCVDSDEAWKRFEKICTATYYYLAQIHGSLKDALKSAVYCHITLKRQLVYNEFEYIDWSLNAATLSQFFAEQKGFKQARHHLSAASYILDMYKKELDSIEIHDEMYDCKIEEFNHRNADVARCWAQYGSLLLSKSKERLLAETEKDDPNYLPSSTDLADIQNSDSTVSKDDLGNLYFESLNLEEYEKEVSDKYVLTLDEAKAVFLNSQKWLLKSQEYYSLESLASDFIDINLNHCQLYLDLLFFDDNPDNQAKYQKRRIDLIENLLSQINSKFYLSHCRKMWYEVGNAYINLLDIKLDKQRESNERPNPASLSKINNIISKGIAYFTLFLRSFEGKSKQIDDYLMVYARAQFYIGVLLGKYITLDKCKKLENTEASLLAYQKVLIFCEKYPDAKDSIMVEFGVCKEMVELLPAKICLLKNEIHTDN from the exons ATGACAACATTGGACTTTAAAGAAAGTCTCAAtgatttgaaggaaaaatatcataaaGTAGTAAAACTAATAAAAGAAGATTCGAAGAATGATCCACTTGAAGAACCTTTCATTTCTAAATTTGCAGcaaaagaaatattgatttcaatgaatacttcgcttgaaaatttgttgaaggAAAGAGAATTGGGTAAAGACGAGCAAAAAAAACTGTCAG CTATGCTTGGAACCGTACACATTTTTCTGGGTACTATTGCAATTGAAATTGAGGATCCTTCAACAGCTGAAAAACATTTGAACAAGTGTCTCCAACTCATAGATAATTTTATGGAAGAGCCTGATTACATAAGTATTACATTGAATGCTTATAATCAGTTTGGTATATTATGGTTTAAAAGCGAACCAGGAATAGGTAAAAGTTATCTTTCCAAATCAATggaattatatgaaaaaaataagaataattcTGAGCCACCCAAATGCTTGGATGATTTATTTGAACTTGATTCTACATGTGTTGATAGTGATGAAGCATGGAAAAGATTTGAAAAGATATGTACAGCTACATATTATTATCTGGCACAAATTCATGGGAGTTTGAAAGATGCACTGAAAAGTGCAGTTTATTGTCATATAACCCTTAAAAGGCAACTTGTTTACAAtgaatttgaatatattgaCTGGTCACTGAATGCAGCAACATTATCTCAATTTTTCGCTGAACAGAAAGGTTTTAAACAAGCAAGGCATCATTTGAGTGCAGCTTCCTATATTTTAGATATGTATAAAAAGGAACTTGACAGTATTGAAATTCATGATGAAATGTATGACTGTAAAATAGAAGAATTCAATCATAGGAATGCCGATGTAGCACGTTGTTGGGCACAATATGGGTCATTGTTACTTTCTAAGTCAAAAGAAAGATTACTTGCTGAAACAGAAAAGGATGACCCTAATTATTTGCCATCTTCTACTGATTTAGCAGATATTCAAAATTCAGATTCTACAGTATCTAAAGACGATTTGggcaatttatattttgaatcattgaatcttgaagaatatgaaaaagaaGTTAGTGATAAATATGTATTAACACTAGATGAAGCTAAAGCTGTATTTTTGAATTCACAAAAATGGTTATTGAAAAGTCAGGAATATTACAGCTTGGAAAGTTTAGCGTCGGATTTTATAGATATTAACCTTAATCATTGTCAGTTATATCTTGATTTACTCTTTTTTGATGATAATCCTGATAATCAAGCCAAATATCAGAAAAGGAGGATTGATTTGATAGAGAACCTATTATCACaaataaactcaaaattttatttgagtCATTGTAGAAAAATGTGGTATGAAGTTGGGAATGCTTATATAAATCTTCTTGACATAAAATTGGATAAACAGAGAGAGTCTAATGAAAGACCTAATCCAGCTTCGCTCTCTAAAATAAACAACATTATTTCCAAAGGAATAGCCTATTTTACGTTATTTTTGAGATCTTTTGAGGGTAAATCCAAGCAGATTGATGATTACTTAATGGTTTATGCTAGGGCACAATTTTATATAGGAGTATTACttggaaaatatatcacattAGACAAATGTAAGAAGCTAGAAAACACTGAAGCTAGTCTACTGGCATATCAGAAAGTATTGATATTTTGCGAAAAATATCCAGATGCAAAAGATTCTATTATGGTTGAGTTTGGTGTTTGTAAGGAAATGGTTGAGTTACTTCCAGCCaaaatttgtttattgaagAATGAAATACACACTGATAATTAA
- the LOC123685083 gene encoding deoxycytidylate deaminase, whose translation MNADSEDINCKRKNYISWHDYFMATAFLAAKRSKDPCSQVGACIVDRNKKIVGIGYNGMPTGCSDDEFPWSKESENALDNKYYYVCHAEVNAVLNKNSADVKDCTIYVGLFPCNECAKVIIQAGIKEVIYLSDKHSHKASTIASKKMLDAAKVEYWQYLPQNSKIVIDFNEIDWNNMNQLPKTPRKSDDEMDDVDKPMNELKL comes from the exons ATGAATGCGGATTCTGA aGATATAAATTGCAAACGGAAAAACTATATTAGTTGGCATGATTATTTTATGGCAACAGCTTTTTTAGCAGCCAAAAGGAGCAAAGATCCTTGTTCGCAGGTGGGAGCTTGTATAGTTGATAGAAATAAGAAAATAGTAGGAATTGGTTATAATGGTATGCCTACTGGATGTAGTGATGACGAGTTTCCTTGGTCCAAAGAATCAGAAAATGCATtggataataaatattattatg tcTGTCATGCTGAAGTAAATGCAGTTctaaataaaaatagtgctgatGTGAAGGATTGTACCATCTATGTGGGTCTTTTTCCATGCAATGAATGTGCGAAAGTAATTATTCAAGCAGGAATTAAAGAAGTCATATATTTATCAGATAAACATTCACACAAAGCAAGTACAATTGCTTCAAAAAAAATGTTAGACGCTGCAAAAGTTGAATATTGGCAATATCTGCCccaaaatagtaaaattgtgatagattttaatgaaattgattgGAATAATATGAATCAACTTCCTAAAACTCCAAGAAAAAGTGATGATGAGATGGATGATGTTGACAAACCtatgaatgaattgaaattatga
- the LOC123685086 gene encoding copper transport protein ATOX1, with protein MPAYEMAAVQVHEYNVKMTCEGCSGAVERVLGKLRDKGVQDFTISLPDQKVEVKTSLSSEEILETIKKTGKEVKYLSSHI; from the exons atGCCAGCATATGAAATGGCTGCG GTTCAAGTACATGaatataacgtgaaaatgaCATGCGAAGGCTGCTCGGGTGCTGTAGAAAGAGTTTTGGGAAAGTTGAGAG ACAAGGGAGTGCAAGATTTTACTATCAGTTTGCCTGATCAGAAAGTTGAAGTGAAAACTTCACTATCATCTGAAGAGATTCTAGAAACTATAAAGAAGACTGGTAAAGAAGTCAAATACTTATCTTCTCACATTTAA
- the LOC123685079 gene encoding E3 ubiquitin-protein ligase SIAH1A-like isoform X2 translates to MESRNKFFCNCNVCKRPLTFNSRKNKKKCSCRSCGKILCKECTRHIPSQDGRMGKMCNTCSTREVSNKGLNTSTPTPNVAPIPTNKLLDENNLSKVVDKIVNCPICQDLMKKPIVLCTEGHSMCEVCVAGKVSQCPLCKALISKTRNYALEKFMSDLNLTPTNNFDKTCKYLERGCAKYFERESDKSAHERECILRDIKCLLKDSYENCRYVGPIEEYVDHFERYHEEKVWRNNNEGIANINLEVNVNNFSIISFMNGRHYFLLRHRRDVKLQKAYWAIQLIGSKDIAKEYNYKFEISNGRRKLKKTEICENDTTDCNKIFGNENCFAIPFKNLITYLDSSGQLKFKFQIFKTTERDMHWVPNTTNQ, encoded by the exons ATGGaatcaagaaataaatttttttgtaactgtaacgTATGTAAGAGGCCTCTTACttttaattcaagaaaaaataaaaagaaatgtaGTTGCAGAAGCTGTGGAAAAATTCTTTGTAAAGAATGTACACGGCACATACCTTCACAAGATGGAAGGATG GGTAAAATGTGCAATACTTGTTCGACTAGAGAAGTTTCAAATAAGGGGTTAAATACTTCAACTCCAACACCAAATGTCGCTCCTATTCCAACAAATAAGCTTCTAGATGAGAACAATTTATCAAAG gtaGTTGACAAAATAGTAAACTGTCCTATATGTCAAGACCTTATGAAGAAACCCATAGTTTTATGCACAGAGGGTCATAGCATGTGCGAGGTATGTGTTGCTGGAAAGGTTAGTCAATGTCCACTGTGCAAGGCCTTGATATCTAAAACAAGAAATTATGCTTTGGAAAAGTTTATGAGCGATTTAAATTTGACTCCCACGAACAACTTCGACAAAACCTGTAAATATTTAGAAAGAGGATGCGCCAAATATTTCGAAAGAGAAAGTGATAAATCTGCCCATGAAAGGGAATGTATACTTCGAGATATCAAATGCCTTCTTAAAGACTCTTATGAAAATTGCCGATATGTGGGGCCAATAGAAGAATACGTTGACCATTTTGAACGATATCATGAAGAAAAAGTATGGCGGAACAATAACGAAGGAATCGCAAACATAAATCTGGAAGTGAATGTCAACAATTTCTCAATCATTAGCTTCATGAATGGTAGACACTATTTTCTTCTGCGCCATAGAAGAGATGTGAAATTACAGAAGGCATATTGGGCAATTCAATTAATAGGAAGTAAAGATATTGCTAAAGAATATAactataaatttgaaatatcaaacggacgaagaaaattgaaaaagactGAAATTTGCGAAAATGATACTACTGACTGcaataaaatatttggaaatgagAATTGTTTTGCAATCCCTTTCAAAAATTTAATCACTTACCTTGATAGTAGTGGACAgttaaaattcaaattccaaattTTTAAAACGACCGAAAGAGATATGCATTGGGTGCCCAATACCACCAACCAGTAG
- the LOC123685082 gene encoding palmitoyltransferase ZDHHC3: protein MLVKDPCGIACIIITYSAIFYADYVVVKWIILQTMVNSLWGAFNLLTFNAIIFLLCMSHIRAVLTDPGTIPLPENRMDFSDLHSNASLGCDLVNWTICTRCETYRPPRAHHCRICKRCILRMDHHCPWINNCVGERNQKFFLQFLIYVGALAGYSVILVVISWLTECSTCSNDIIIKQSRIMHSVILMLESTLFGMFVMAIFIDQMQAILGDETAVEQITHQGPYRPFKSKMALLTEVCGKEHPLLWLLPCSSVHKRYEENLLNYEV from the exons ATGTTGGTGAAAGACCCTTGTGGTATTGCATGTATCATTATTACCTATTCAGCTATTTTTTATGCAGATTATGTAGTTGTAAAATGGATAATTTTACAGACTATGGTTAACAG cCTATGGGGAGCCTTCAACCTTCTTACATTTAATGCAATTATTTTCCTTTTATGTATGTCCCATATAAGAGCCGTATTGACTGATCCTGGAACTATACCTCTACCAGAAAATAGAATGGACTTTTCTGATTTACATTCAAATGCCAGCTTGG GATGTGACTTGGTTAATTGGACTATTTGTACAAGGTGTGAAACTTACAGACCTCCAAGGGCCCACCATTGTAGAATTTGCAAAAGATGCATTTTAAGAATGGATCATCATTGCCCATGGATCAATAATTGTGTTGgagaaagaaatcagaaattttttctacaatttctTATATACGTTG GAGCTCTTGCAGGATATTCTGTTATTCTagttgtaatttcttggttaacAGAATGCTCCACATGTAGCAATGACATTATTATTAAACAATCCAGAAT aatgCATTCTGTAATTCTCATGTTGGAAAGCACCCTATTTGGTATGTTTGTGATGGCAATTTTCATTGATCAAATGCAAGCTATTTTGGGTGACGAAACAGCAGTGGAACAAATAACTCATCAAGGTCCATATAGGCCTTTCAAATCTAAGATGGCACTCTTAACAGAAGTTTGCGGTAAAGAGCATCCACTTCTTTGGCTGCTTCCATGTTCTTCCGTTCATAAAAGATATGAGGAAAACCTTTTAAATTATGAAGTATAA
- the LOC123685084 gene encoding transcription initiation factor TFIID subunit 12, which translates to MSVPVQNIQGNMIQSSNIVLNQVPLTHTMITNVNPSNGIPLATAIPQPVDHHQPELKQTMVVETMPIQNSNIIQNAALSSLTHGVKSSQSGPTTSTENAPILSKQRLQDIIRDTDPTLNLEDEVEEIILNYVDEFIDKVLNGAALIAKNRHVSTIDVKDVQQYLTRNYEMWTPGFGTDELKTLKRSFTTESHKQRLALIKKTLKKY; encoded by the exons atgTCTGTTCCCGTACaaaatattcaaggaaatatgATTCAGTCCTCAAATATTGTTCTTAACCAGGTTCCTTTAACACATACGATGATTACAAATGTAAACCCGAGTAATGGAATACCACTGGCAACGGCAATTCCACAACCTGTAGATCATCATCAGCCTGAATTAAAGCAAACAATGGTAGTTGAAACAATGCCCATACAGaattcaaatattattcaaaatgcAGCATTAAGTTCATTGACTCATGGTGTTAAATCATCTCAAAGTGGCCCGACAACAAGCACAGAGAATGCTCCAATTTTATCAAAACAACGTTTGCAAGATATCATAAGAGACACAGATCCTACATTGAATCTTGAAGACGAAGTTGAGGAGATAATACTTAATTATGTTGATGAATTCATAGATAAG GTTCTCAATGGTGCAGCACTTATTGCCAAAAATAGACATGTATCTACAATTGATGTTAAGGATGTGCAACAATATCTTACCAGAAATTACGAAATGTGGACACCTGGTTTTGGAACAGATGAACTGAAAACTCTTAAACGAAGTTTCACAACTGAATCCCATAAACAGCGTTTAGCATTAATCAaaaaaacactgaaaaagtATTAA
- the LOC123685079 gene encoding E3 ubiquitin-protein ligase SIAH1A-like isoform X1 — protein sequence MKQKINSFGSFRHEKLSSKMESRNKFFCNCNVCKRPLTFNSRKNKKKCSCRSCGKILCKECTRHIPSQDGRMGKMCNTCSTREVSNKGLNTSTPTPNVAPIPTNKLLDENNLSKVVDKIVNCPICQDLMKKPIVLCTEGHSMCEVCVAGKVSQCPLCKALISKTRNYALEKFMSDLNLTPTNNFDKTCKYLERGCAKYFERESDKSAHERECILRDIKCLLKDSYENCRYVGPIEEYVDHFERYHEEKVWRNNNEGIANINLEVNVNNFSIISFMNGRHYFLLRHRRDVKLQKAYWAIQLIGSKDIAKEYNYKFEISNGRRKLKKTEICENDTTDCNKIFGNENCFAIPFKNLITYLDSSGQLKFKFQIFKTTERDMHWVPNTTNQ from the exons atgaaacaaaaaattaactcATTTGGAAGTTTTAGGCAT GAAAAGCTGAGTAGTAAAATGGaatcaagaaataaatttttttgtaactgtaacgTATGTAAGAGGCCTCTTACttttaattcaagaaaaaataaaaagaaatgtaGTTGCAGAAGCTGTGGAAAAATTCTTTGTAAAGAATGTACACGGCACATACCTTCACAAGATGGAAGGATG GGTAAAATGTGCAATACTTGTTCGACTAGAGAAGTTTCAAATAAGGGGTTAAATACTTCAACTCCAACACCAAATGTCGCTCCTATTCCAACAAATAAGCTTCTAGATGAGAACAATTTATCAAAG gtaGTTGACAAAATAGTAAACTGTCCTATATGTCAAGACCTTATGAAGAAACCCATAGTTTTATGCACAGAGGGTCATAGCATGTGCGAGGTATGTGTTGCTGGAAAGGTTAGTCAATGTCCACTGTGCAAGGCCTTGATATCTAAAACAAGAAATTATGCTTTGGAAAAGTTTATGAGCGATTTAAATTTGACTCCCACGAACAACTTCGACAAAACCTGTAAATATTTAGAAAGAGGATGCGCCAAATATTTCGAAAGAGAAAGTGATAAATCTGCCCATGAAAGGGAATGTATACTTCGAGATATCAAATGCCTTCTTAAAGACTCTTATGAAAATTGCCGATATGTGGGGCCAATAGAAGAATACGTTGACCATTTTGAACGATATCATGAAGAAAAAGTATGGCGGAACAATAACGAAGGAATCGCAAACATAAATCTGGAAGTGAATGTCAACAATTTCTCAATCATTAGCTTCATGAATGGTAGACACTATTTTCTTCTGCGCCATAGAAGAGATGTGAAATTACAGAAGGCATATTGGGCAATTCAATTAATAGGAAGTAAAGATATTGCTAAAGAATATAactataaatttgaaatatcaaacggacgaagaaaattgaaaaagactGAAATTTGCGAAAATGATACTACTGACTGcaataaaatatttggaaatgagAATTGTTTTGCAATCCCTTTCAAAAATTTAATCACTTACCTTGATAGTAGTGGACAgttaaaattcaaattccaaattTTTAAAACGACCGAAAGAGATATGCATTGGGTGCCCAATACCACCAACCAGTAG
- the LOC123684293 gene encoding acidic leucine-rich nuclear phosphoprotein 32 family member B — translation MSSKENNEVAVDKIENDQNSGDAKCELKGTKRAAEDKTDDAKKARKDKEENGAGSAGEEVEEEEEDYDEDIPEGFDEEIEGDEEDDDDEEEAVEGEESVGEEEDDA, via the exons atgagttcaaaagaaaataacGAAGTTGCGGTTGACAAGATCGAGAATGATCAGAATTCCGGAGATGCGAAATGTGAATTAAAAGGAACGAAGAGAGCGGCAGAG GACAAAACAGATGACGCGAAAAAGGCAAGGAAAGATAAAGAGGAGAATGGTGCAGGATCCGCAGGTGAAGAAgtagaggaagaagaagaggatTATGATGAAGATATCCCAGAAGGTTTCGATGAGGAAATTGAGGGAGACG aggaAGATGACGATGATGAAGAAGAGGCAGTAGAAGGAGAAGAAAGTGTAGGTGAAGAAGAAGATGATGCATAA